Part of the Hevea brasiliensis isolate MT/VB/25A 57/8 chromosome 16, ASM3005281v1, whole genome shotgun sequence genome is shown below.
tattgaataaataaatcattacGTGTCTTATAAAATTAAGTGAATTAACCTGATTAAAtacttatatttaaaatattataaatagaaTGACTCATTTAAATCTATTTATTCTAAACAAACTTATTTAGTTATGTGTAGTATTGTATTGTATAAACGAATTGTACTAAGAATTGTGAGCTCTAGTGAGTGTCTATGATCCATCCAAATTCAGAGCGATAGCTGCTCGTCTCATGAGGAGGTACCCTAGACCCTAGTAGCGTAGCGTGGCAGCCCTCAGTAATTACAATTTCCTTTCTTTCGGGTGATcatctcattttctcttcataTCTCTAAATCATGAATCTTAATCTCTCCTTATCCAAAGGTGACTTGGCAAAAAGACCAAGTGAATGAGTTAAAATGAGTTAGTGATTCAATTAGTGAATCAATCATTCAAttaataaatcattaaaaattaattaaacataatacttattaatataaataaataaatataattaattaattaaattttaattatttaaaataaaactttaacatttattaagttatatttacataaatttataatatttttttaaatattctataaaaatatttaaataatataatacataaaaaattttatataattctttttttgatatttatgaaatattaaatattaaaaattatatattaaaataaaaaaatacataagTACGGATCTAACTCAatcgattttaatttaaaaaatgtgTTTCAATTCTCCATATCAATActaaaaaagaaataataaaaaaaaaaacctgtcCCTCTCAAATCCCTTCTACCCACAACTTGTCTCAATTTTCCTATTCTACTTTATTTATACCAACATAAAATTTTTAGTTACCATCCATCAAAGATAtaaacaaattattcagttatgcAGTTATCTATAATATCTTGTTTACGTTCACAagacacagaatggcataaatatTTTTAGAAGATCAAATACGAAGCTCGATTCAGCATGCATAGACATGAAGCCAATCCCATATCCAACAAAGTTCTACTGTTTGCTACTACCACAGCCTCAAAGATAACATGGACCTAAAACTAATCCCAGCCAGCCGTGAAAACACATGCATCTTGTTTGTTTgctataaaaagaactaaaatagACAAATGGAAAATTATTTCCTTTGAATAAGAAACAACAGATAAAGACAGACTCACAAGATGGAGTTGAACCTTCCTCATGGAACCAAATTGCTTGAGCTAAAAGATCCACCAGATGGATCTACTGTTTCATTAGACGCCAACCACCAGGCTAGGTCAAACCTAAGGAAGAACCTCCTCTCATGTCCCTTACATGGCGGTCTGTTTCACTGTACCACATTATCTGATATCAAAACTACATTACTGTAGCAGTTTCATTTACATTTATTTGCGCTCCATTCAGGTTTCAAATTAATGGAAATATCTGCTAAATTTGGAAGCAAGTTGAAGACGAGAAACTAACAAATTATCAACATATTTATCATCAACAAGCAAAAAAAGAACAACTTTGAACTTTAACATCTATTCTACAAATCTAAACGTGTATAGACAGATAGAATCCCATAGTTTAATGGCGAGGTGTTAATACACTCGCACAATGGATTAATTCATTATCATTTCCGAAAAGCAAACCCATCACATACAAGCAGCCTCAAACAGGCAACTCCAATCACGAGTTTCAAGCTAGCAGATCCAATCATGCCATTACGAAAACCAGTAGCAATTAAAGCATGCATCAGGCAGAACCTAACGAGAAACTCCAAAGTTCTCCAGTCGCACAAAATTGCATATAGTCAACTCAACAACTTTATAGTAAAAGCATACTCTTGAATATTGGTCTCAATCCCAATCATAAATGCTTGTAGATAGCTCAAGTAAGAATCCAACTAAGAATTCATTTGACACGCTTTTACAGAGGTAAATAGATATATAAATGCCCACATGCCATTTCTCTTAGCTCTTTCACACACTGAAACTCTATAACAAACTTATCCATATAAGACCAGAATATGCCCACAAATAAATCTAAGCCATTCACATCTGAAAATTACACTAACCAGCAGAATGGTTTGATCTCATCCATCACCTGACCCTCCACTTATTTGCAGACCCTCGTCTACTTCGAGTTGAGTAACGAGGTTCTGATTGGGAACCATTCTCTCCAAATCCTCTAGCATCCATTTTTCCATCCTTCCCAATTGTCTGCCTTCTCCCATAAGGCTCAGACATGGGAGATTTTAACCTCTTTGTTTTGTCCATGTCATATGCTAGTGGTTCAATCCCCTGCAAATCAGGCTCTGGAACAAAGCCAATAGGCCGTTTTTCATCATCCATTTTTCTAAATGTGATAGATATCCTATAAGAAATACAAAAGATGGAAGAAAATTAAGTTCACAAAAGTCATAAAAAAAAAGTAAGCAGAACCAAAACAGAGAATTAAGTTTCAACTCATACCTCTTTGATGTAACTGAAGGCACACAGTGCTTAGACACATCAGCTGCATTTCCATTTAACACAAGAACAGATCTGGGGAAATAACATATGTTGACCTTAAGATTTTGTTTCCATAACAAGAAGCATAGAGTACAAGTGCATAACAGGTAACAATTGAATGACGAAAGGTTTAAAAAAGGAGAAAGGGAAAAAAGCAATCAATGGAAATAGGATTGCTGTAAAGCATTGCGAGGAGACTTACCCTACAGGTAGAGGGATTGCAATTGATCCAGTAAACTCGCCAGCACGCACAACCTTCAAGTTAGTTCCAAATACTATATTGCACTCGCTAACAAATGACACCGTGCAGAAAGGCCGAACAAAATCATGATTGTCAATATGTGGAGGTATACAGTCCCCTTTATCATAAATATTAACAATGCAACTATCAGGTACACAAGTCGGGGGGAGAACATGCCACTTGATCAGCCTTCTAATGATCACTTTAAAGAGCTTAGGTATAGGATCTACAATTTCATTCTGGAGGATGCCAGGTGGATTACCATTTTTGTCCTGCCAACATAATATTGAAAGTTCAAGCCTGGTTGTCAAATTGAGATTTGAATCATGAATCAAGATCATAATTTCTGAATTGAGAATCAAAACAAATTGGTACAAATTCTCAAATCAGTtagaaatgatatatatatataagcaacaAAAATATGCACATCTCCTAAAAAAAAGCAGCAGCATATATTAAACACATAAATAAACAGTAAACACATTATCATCCTAATTTGTTTATGAAAGTATTGGAATTTAAATTACATATCATATAAATATAATACAAGAATAATATACCATTGCTATTTCTATTATGAATTTTGTAATTTCAAAAAATTCAGTTTCCATTATCTAGTGTGCTCGCTAAATACATTGTATAAAAAGTAGAATAGCAATGTTTTCACCACCTTTGTCATCTTTAAAATATGGAAAAATGTCAAAGATAATCTAGAACTAGCCTACTAGTAAGCTCCATTGTCACTTCTTATTAATTCAtttgtcccttttttttttctttgaagagaaggaagaacaAATAGAGGAAATAAAATAGAgggggaaaaagaaaggaaaataggggagggagaaataacaaaaaaaggaaaagaaataaaTGGACTAGGAGGAATAGACAAAAAGCAACAGAAAGAGTGGAATCTAGTTTATTTGAAAAATCAAAAGAATCATaaagttgaatgaaattgtaattTTCATCTAATATTCTGTTCAATCTCAATTCACATGCTCAATTAAAATCACCTGGTTTTTGAATATTGGATCACAAATAATACAATTCAGCAATTCTTATAGCTACAATTGCAAGCTTTTAGCTTCCATAAAGATACTTCATAATTACTATAAGCAATCAAtcgctctatatatatatatatatatatgacaggGTCAGAACTTACTGTTGCATAATTGTAACAACAACCAAATTGGATGGTTACGCGCCCTTTGCCCCTCATCCACTTCTGTGGGGCTGTATATGTTCTCTCTGCAAGCAAATCTCAGCATATTTCACATTCAATCagtaagaaaatgaaatatcagcTGATGGAAAATTTTATCCTACTCATTTCACAAAATGATGAAAAGGCAAACATTTTGAAAAAGAGGAAGTTATGCATATTCCTCATCTAAAAAAATGAGCAAATATCTTGAGAAAACACATGAAAAGTAGATTTACTAACAACAAGGTGATACAACTTTGCATTTTTCAATCAACAGTAAAATAGCCAAATCATGAAAGAGTACGCGCAACACCAACTCTATATGTTAcaacaaaattttattaaatgttTACAGCCTATTATGAACAAAGATCACTTCAGCTCAGCTACAATCATGCTAGAGTCTATACTCTGGAAAAAAATAATTCCATGATCCAATTGTGCTATGTTTTTAGATGTGAAACCCACTCACAAGTCACAACCCTAGGTCAAATGAGACCCGTCAAGTTGAGGTAGACTAATTGGGACTCATGGATTTGAAAGTGAGACATAAAATTCAAACAGGCTAGTAACACACCCACCCATTTGCAAACAAATGATAGCACTGCAAATTATAGTAAATCATAGCCAATTGACAGACACAGAAGTcagcaaaaaaaagaaaaaaaaaatcagtagaGTAGAAAATCAAAACAGTTAACTTGTAAATACACATAGCATTGCACCTGCATTTGCAATTTAACTATTTAAAACTCTTCGGCCACAGCCAATCATCAAACAATGACATAAGATACACCCCATAAAAATATTGAAAAGTTAAAATTTGTCTCACTGCCTAAATGGAAACACAGATAGAAAATAATGGCTGCCACCTTAACTTTTTATTAAACATCCATCAAACCATCACCAGACCACCCTTTTGGTGACAAGGAAAAGGGCAAAAAAAGCATTTTGTATATAGATATATTGAGAATAATAGCTATGACAAATAGGTAAATAAACAAGGGAAAGGACAGGGTGAAGGAATGTTAAGCATATTAGTGCTAAGGTGATCTTTCATAGTGATATGAAACATGAACATGCATTACCTCCAACTTTATTTTTACCAATTCAATTTGGCacgtatagaaaaaaaaaaaaaaaaaaaaaaaaaagagtgagagagagagagatgacaaTCATGTTCAATTATAAAGACCAATCTGGAAAGGAAACCCTATATAAAAACAGAGATAAGCACAAAAAAATAGTTTTGGGTAATTAGCATATCCCCTTTTAGTTTATTTTTGATAACAAGAATGGACATTACGATACTaaaacttttttaaaaaataatgtgaaagataaaatagagtgcaaaGCAACCAACCTTTCAGTTTTCCTTTGCTCCCCAACTCTTGGAGTTCATGCACATAATTAACTATTCTTGTCTGCTCTACAGCACTGAAAACAAGAGAGTGTAGTTCAAGTCCCTCAAGAATATTAACAATCTTTCCTTTGACCCTCTCCAAACAAATAAAATCCTTCTTCCTCTTCACACTCATAAACCTGATGTACTCTCTTTGATCTCTCGACAACTTGGGCTTTTCAACATCCCTTGATATCTTCATCTCCCCAGTCAAAGCACTTGTATTAACCATCCGCTTGTTCAAATCCGTCTGTTCCTCCTCAAATTCATCTTCCTGTGCCATGTCAGCCCAAGACATCCGGTGGCTCGGGGCTTCAACCAAAGGTGCAGCACCAAGGATTCCACTAGTAGAAGCTTCTGAAACAGATTCTGACCACCCATTCGCTTCATCTTTCCAACTACCCAAGGAATTCATATCATCTCCATCTCCATCTTTCCAACTTCCCGATGAATTATTGTCACAGTTATCATCCAAACAATTCTCATGCGATTCACTATTGCTTAGGGGCACAGGCGTTATTGTTGTATCTGAATGTGAAGGTTCTGCTTCGGCATCAACTtctacaattaaaaaaaaaaatctagatactgaaaattaaccaaaaaaaaaaaaaaagcaaaacccTAGTTATAACTCCCAACAGAAATACTTTCTACTTCAACCCTAAAATTCACATCTAAatatagccaaaaaaaaaaactgaaatcaAATATGTAATCAAGGTTAAATTATCCCCTTCAATAACAAAACAAAGAGACAATTAGGGTATTGAAAAAGGGAGTACCAGGTTCGAGAGAGCGGATGCGATCGGAGAGGATTTGGGTGCAGTGTTGGCAGAGATCTCTGGAGAGAAAAGGGAGCCACGTGGTGAGGAACTCCGACGCAATTCGGAGATCGGACGGCTGATACTGCAGAAGGAAAGGATCGTCCCTTCTGACTCGATCGAGATCGGTCATGGCTGAGTCACTATTCGGAAAGCGAATAAGAGATTTATTGCAGAGCTTATTTAGAAAAACAGAAAGtaaagcttccttcaaacttcaaATTCTGATTCGTGTTGAGTTGAAGAACAAATTGTGACTATAAAGGTAACGGGCACCGATGTCATTCCGGGAATCATGCTGGGGCTATTTTGGTACTTTATagtgtctaaattaaaaaaagaatacttgcttaataattttttttatttggaaaaataataaaatttattatagtaataaaaagaaaataaataaaaataaaatattaataaaattaacggATAAACTTTTATTTGATTGAATTTCTTTTATAGCCAACTTGGATTGGGATTTAAAGTTTGATTAAATGTTAATTAGATTATGATTTAACTTTAAACTGGGTCTTGATGGCTCAAAAATTTGTATTAgataatgaaaatttttaaaaatatatttattatatatataataatactgTCATTataggatttaaaaaaaaaaaaagagtgtcGTTATAAAAATTGATTATCGGAAATTCGTTCTTGATAaaccaaataatttctcacaagtAACGGGCCAGAGTgcaatgacatggcaacaaacgATTGGCCATCAGGGAAAAGAGATGTGGGCGCGGCTGCATCAAAGACAAGAAAGCTGATCAAGGATAAAAGGACGAACCATAGCCGAACAATTGCTTCTTCATAGAAAAGGAAGAAATGGAGGGCAAAGTTCTTCAATTCCTCAATTCAAACCCACTTCCTTCAACCATCCCCGTCTTCAAAAACCTTTCTTCAACAATAACAACAATAGTACAGACTCCGGTTATCGTACCTTGTCGGAGAAGATCTCTCACACTAAATTCCACCAACACCACAGGAGGCAACGATGACCCTCCACAGCCAGCTCCATCAATCATAACACCACCAGAAACTGTTGAGATAAGGTTCAAAAGAGGCTCAAGAAAGAGGAACAGAAACAGAAAGCAGAGTGCAGAACCGGTGAAGGCACAGGCTGCTCCTGATTCTCCAAAGAAGTGGGAGGACATGAGCCTTTCAGAGAAGGCACTTGAGATTTACATTGGAGAGAAGGGAATGCTGTTTTGGCTCAACAAATTTGCTTATGCTTCCATTTTCATTGTAATCGGAGGTTGGATACTCTTCAGGTTTGTGGGACCTTCTCTCAATCTTTACCAGTTGGATACTCCTCCTCTATCCCCTACCAACATGTTCAAGGGCTCGTGAAGTTCCAGTAATCCCTCTGAGCTTTAGTTATGAAATGGATGATGAATGCTGTTTTCCCTCTCTGAAGTTTTTGTTTCTAAAGATTCTGTAACTGAATCTAAACTAGCATTAAACTAATAAAGCATTTCTCTATTCATTTTATTTACTGCATTATTCCAATTCCGAATTTTTTATTCACAGTTTCAAGCCGGAATTGAATTCCTCATCCCTTAAAATTTTGAATACACATATTTTCCAGAATCTTAGAAGAATTATCAAAGGCAAGAATGAATAGACAATAACCAGACTGAGTAAAGCAATAATAATTTACCTCAATCTGCCGTTTCAGATGATACTCCATAATTGGAAGGAGATTCAACGCCTTCGAAACGGCATCGGACAGCTTTACAATTGATAGGATGTCCGTAAATCAGTTCCAGTAACCTCATAATGATAAGTGAAATCCTTTCCTTCTCTGCTTGTTCTCTCATCCTCTGGTTCTTTGTGTCTAGTTTTGCACCCTTTTCGGCAGCTGCAGGCAACTGGCCacagaataaaaaaaaaaggacattCTGTAGCAGCTGTATGATGTTAATGCACTTAAAATTTGTAATTTATGTGGCATGAGTTTTGGTTATGTCTTCATGGATTCGATTTAAAAGTTTTTGcactttaaaatataaatatagtaTTTTCTGATCTTTTATGTTGGGACTAGGATTTGAGACTTATGACTGAGTGATTATATtttgtgaaattttttttttcattttgccCGTCAACATAAACTTTACAGTTGTGTGTTCTTTAGAGTTAGATTTACTTATTGTTATAAGAAAATTGGAACACTTAGCCATGGAGAGAGAATCAATAACTTACAAGCATGCAGTGAATATGCCATCCCCTGTTTTTTGCATTTTGGCATCCCCTGTTTGCATTTTGTTGGGATTGGCATTGGCAACTGAAAATAACCCCTCTGCTATTGGTAGACCACAACTCGATGTGATTAAGATTGACCTAATATTGGTAAGATTTAGGTCCTCTTTTCAAAGTGGAAATGCAGTTTCTTTGTCAATGATTTGAAGCAAAGAAGGTAATCGACTCATTTCTTTTAGGCAAAACTTTAACATCTTTTCCGTACATGGCAAACCTTTCAATTTAATCTTCTCTGCTACCATTTTGGAGGGTTTCGTGCCTACAAATTCCGTTTGCAATTTCATCTTCGCGAGCAAGCTTTTTAAATCTCTTGAGAAGGATGTGGTGGACGAAAATTTCACTGTAATGCTACAAGAAAAAATGTGTCTTTGAGTTAATTATTTGAAGATCACACTTTTCTCAGTTTTACAATTGCAAGCAAATCCAAATTTTACATGATTTCTGGGCATTCAACTGCTAACTGCTAAGCTAAGCGCCACTAAAGGCACGCCTATACAAAGAACCATCATCATCTGAGGCATTCCTATACAATTTACAAAAGCATTTTGCTATGTGAAAGACTGAACCACCAAAGAAGTGGAGACTAAGCCCGAGAGAAGGCCAACAATGAGAGCACTGTTATACGTAGTTGGTTCAGCTTGTACTGTGTTGTTTCGAGAGTCATTATAGGTTTCATTGAAGAAGGGCCCTCCAACTAGAGCTCCAACTGCTACATTTGGATTAGGATAGGGTGAGTCAAGCCACTCGAATCCATCTCCACACCCAGTTTTGGCATCAACTGGAATTGATGATCCTCTGTGGTGTACATACTGAGGGTAGTCTTCTCCATACCCAACAAGAAAACTCATCTCCATTGGATTCTTTCCTAAGACATAATCTGCCTGCAAGTGTTTTAAGTAATCAGGAATCGTGTGACGAAGCAATttctatattaatttatatatagttGCATACCTGTGAGAGGGCAAAGCTGCGAAGATCAGCTGGACTGTAGAATTTCCCGCTACAATATAAAGTTGGAATATGGGAGGCAACCATGTAATCACTAAACAGAACAGCTAGGAATGCAGAGGCCACAGGGTATTGCAGAGAATTCCATTTTAAAACCCATATCAGGCCATCTGCATTTACAGCACAAGGTTGTCAATAAGCGAAACAATGAGCAGCTTGTTTGCAGTCAAGAAAAAGAAGACtcaccaattatttttatttaattttctattgTAAAATTAAGATCTTTTATTcacatttatattataattaggaaatttaattagaaagtagttttttttaattatttaagaaTTCTATTGTTTACAATTTCCTAGTTAGTGTTGATTTTATATTTCTTGTTAGATTGGTttggtattttcttattttcttagtAGTATTAGGATTAATATTGTATTACAAAAACTTATATTATTATTGACATTGACAATTGAAAATTTGAGgagtttattttcttttttccctTCGAATGCTACTTGTGATTCTACATCAATAGAATAACATTAGTAGTAGGGGATAGGACATCAAATTACTTTCTGTTCTGCTAGATGTGGCCGTAGGTGAATCTGGAAGAAGCATACACATGAAGGCCTCAGCTGTCTCTCTATACATCTGAAGCTCAAGATTCTCCTCCGTTGACATCCCTTCTACGCCAAACATGTTTATCCTGGATAGCAGAACCTGCTCCAAAAAACCGAAAAGCATCATCAAAGTTGATTTCAATCCACATGACATTACCATGTTTGACATTGCAAGCAATATTGTTTGTTCTCAACACAAATTTCCATTACGTCAAATAAAAAGAAGCTAGTGGAGAAGCATTAGATCAGAACTTCACATATACACGTATATAAGTTTTTGATTGAGAACTATGATATGATACCTGACCTCCAGCATGCTTGTCATCCCAACTAAACCAAGTTGGATTTCCCCAATTGGAGAATTCTTCTCCATTCATTTCAGTTACATATTTAAGGTATAATTTATCTCCAGTTGCATGGTAAAGCCAGGCAGCTGCCCACAAGAGTTCATCTCCATATCCTGTGGAATTGTAGAATTTCTGCAGTTGGGGGATGCTCTCACTGTAGGAACCTCTATAAGTGTCGGCAAAATTGAAGAGTTGCTGAGCATGCGTGAGAAGCAAATTAGAATAAGAGGAGTTGATTTTCTTGAATACAAGAGATGCTGATGCCATTGCAGCTGCAGTTTCTGCTGCTACATCTGTCCCTGGGAAAGATGTATTAACTTGTAATAGCGGCCTTTTCTCTGTCATGGTTTCTGGTCTTTGCCAGCAATTGTGATCCACATCAGGATCGCCCACCTTTAAGGAAATAATTTTAGTAAGATATTTCTAAAAAACAATTAAAACATGAATTTCACGTAAATAAAAGATTGGACCAAGTGGACCACCTGGATATAGAGCACATCTGGGGAAGGATGGGCATTGATGAGATAATCAATGATCCACTTCAGCGACTCCTGAGCATACCCCAATTGATTCACTGTATTCATGTGTTCTCCATATTCAAGGATGGCCCAGGACAACATGGTTGCAGTGAAAGCCATAGGGAAGCCAAACTTGATGAGATCACCAGCATCATACATTCCTTTTGATAAATCCAATCCCTGTTGCCATCCATCTTGCAGCCCTGAATCCCCTCTCCAAGGAATCCTGTTTTTCTCTAGCTTCCCAGCTGCACATCGAAATCTTCGCTCcaataaaaatgataaaaaaaaaaatcaagaagaATATTTTTCCATACAGAGTGAGTGAGCTAATTACTCACATTTTTGTACATCAAAGAATTGCAAGGCGAGTTCAAGAACATCTGCATATTTCTTGTTAATGGCTCCATGGTGACCTGAACTTTTCTTGAAGTGATTAAAACCCTTCAAAACTGTGAGACCAGCTGCTGCTGCAACCATTGCTCCGATTAAAAACACCAGCAAACACCAACCCcatcctttgaattttgcatcCTCTCCTTGTTCCCATTCCTTGAATTTTTTATCCTCTGCTTGTTTACCTTCCATAGAAGGTCCAAGATTTGCTTCCCGCAAATAATGCCTTACTTGTCCAAGAAAGAAACAGAGAGATGAAATAACAAAAGAGGACTTGTAATTTTCATGTTAAAATGAAACAATGCCATTGAAACTACAATGGACAAAGGAAAGATTCAGTTCTTGAAGAAATGGTAGtggaattttgatgaattttACCTTGTGGGATACGAAATGCTAGGAATTGGTAGGATTTCCAGTTCTCCTCATTCTTATATATGCTGGAATTTGGAATATAGTGGAAATGGAGGCATGGGTGGACGCTGCCGTTGGATTCTTTGTGGGGCCATGTGGACGTGAAGGTGGAGGATCAGGATGTGGCCGAGAAATGATGCCATTAATGAACGAAGACGAGTTGTCATGGGAAGGACTAGGGCCAGGAGGGAGGAGGCTTGTCGTATTCCATAGGAGAGAAACTGGGAAAAACCCAAAATGGAAAGATTGAGTCGCTTTGTCGTTTTCTGTTGCAGCTCAGAAAGGAATATACTCGTTGGTTGTTTCCGCAGGCCGTAACGCCAAAATTAACATATGTGGTTCACTAGAAACTTTCACAATCTTTGATTTTTGGGTATACGGATAACTCCGGATATTTTTCTCCACTTATACATATCATTGATTAGTTTGgcttaatgtatgtaaaggtaaaTTCTcccatttatttataaatttcacATTTGTTAGAGTTTTAGTCTATATAtcccaattttaatttaatggtattaaatttatttttaataataaattttaatttattaatattataattgttctcaagatttttgagttttaattgaaactaattatataaaaaagttattttaaaatttagacTTCAAATTTAGTAGGAAACCAATAAAAAAAAGACATTTTTTTAGACCTTTTCACAATTAGAATTTTTTTTGAGTCCAAATCCCCTAATTCTCAATCAATATGTTTAGCTTATAGAATTTCTTACATACATAGATATATCTAtatgtataattttttaatatatatatatataaggaaaagTATAGTTATGTGCAAGATTTTtacttgatttttaaaaatacattttttatataaattttatctatttataatattttttaataaaattaaatcttaattaa
Proteins encoded:
- the LOC110655935 gene encoding RNA demethylase ALKBH9B isoform X1 — translated: MTDLDRVRRDDPFLLQYQPSDLRIASEFLTTWLPFLSRDLCQHCTQILSDRIRSLEPEVDAEAEPSHSDTTITPVPLSNSESHENCLDDNCDNNSSGSWKDGDGDDMNSLGSWKDEANGWSESVSEASTSGILGAAPLVEAPSHRMSWADMAQEDEFEEEQTDLNKRMVNTSALTGEMKISRDVEKPKLSRDQREYIRFMSVKRKKDFICLERVKGKIVNILEGLELHSLVFSAVEQTRIVNYVHELQELGSKGKLKERTYTAPQKWMRGKGRVTIQFGCCYNYATDKNGNPPGILQNEIVDPIPKLFKVIIRRLIKWHVLPPTCVPDSCIVNIYDKGDCIPPHIDNHDFVRPFCTVSFVSECNIVFGTNLKVVRAGEFTGSIAIPLPVGSVLVLNGNAADVSKHCVPSVTSKRISITFRKMDDEKRPIGFVPEPDLQGIEPLAYDMDKTKRLKSPMSEPYGRRQTIGKDGKMDARGFGENGSQSEPRYSTRSRRGSANKWRVR
- the LOC110655936 gene encoding uncharacterized protein LOC110655936; translated protein: MEGKVLQFLNSNPLPSTIPVFKNLSSTITTIVQTPVIVPCRRRSLTLNSTNTTGGNDDPPQPAPSIITPPETVEIRFKRGSRKRNRNRKQSAEPVKAQAAPDSPKKWEDMSLSEKALEIYIGEKGMLFWLNKFAYASIFIVIGGWILFRFVGPSLNLYQLDTPPLSPTNMFKGS
- the LOC110655937 gene encoding endoglucanase 24, which translates into the protein MEGKQAEDKKFKEWEQGEDAKFKGWGWCLLVFLIGAMVAAAAGLTVLKGFNHFKKSSGHHGAINKKYADVLELALQFFDVQKSGKLEKNRIPWRGDSGLQDGWQQGLDLSKGMYDAGDLIKFGFPMAFTATMLSWAILEYGEHMNTVNQLGYAQESLKWIIDYLINAHPSPDVLYIQVGDPDVDHNCWQRPETMTEKRPLLQVNTSFPGTDVAAETAAAMASASLVFKKINSSYSNLLLTHAQQLFNFADTYRGSYSESIPQLQKFYNSTGYGDELLWAAAWLYHATGDKLYLKYVTEMNGEEFSNWGNPTWFSWDDKHAGGQVLLSRINMFGVEGMSTEENLELQMYRETAEAFMCMLLPDSPTATSSRTENGLIWVLKWNSLQYPVASAFLAVLFSDYMVASHIPTLYCSGKFYSPADLRSFALSQADYVLGKNPMEMSFLVGYGEDYPQYVHHRGSSIPVDAKTGCGDGFEWLDSPYPNPNVAVGALVGGPFFNETYNDSRNNTVQAEPTTYNSALIVGLLSGLVSTSLVVQSFT
- the LOC110655935 gene encoding RNA demethylase ALKBH9B isoform X2; amino-acid sequence: MTDLDRVRRDDPFLLQYQPSDLRIASEFLTTWLPFLSRDLCQHCTQILSDRIRSLEPVDAEAEPSHSDTTITPVPLSNSESHENCLDDNCDNNSSGSWKDGDGDDMNSLGSWKDEANGWSESVSEASTSGILGAAPLVEAPSHRMSWADMAQEDEFEEEQTDLNKRMVNTSALTGEMKISRDVEKPKLSRDQREYIRFMSVKRKKDFICLERVKGKIVNILEGLELHSLVFSAVEQTRIVNYVHELQELGSKGKLKERTYTAPQKWMRGKGRVTIQFGCCYNYATDKNGNPPGILQNEIVDPIPKLFKVIIRRLIKWHVLPPTCVPDSCIVNIYDKGDCIPPHIDNHDFVRPFCTVSFVSECNIVFGTNLKVVRAGEFTGSIAIPLPVGSVLVLNGNAADVSKHCVPSVTSKRISITFRKMDDEKRPIGFVPEPDLQGIEPLAYDMDKTKRLKSPMSEPYGRRQTIGKDGKMDARGFGENGSQSEPRYSTRSRRGSANKWRVR